A region from the Helcococcus ovis genome encodes:
- the tuf gene encoding elongation factor Tu: MAKEKFIKDKPHVNVGTIGHVDHGKTTTTAAITLVLNKRNGTGTFVDYANIDKAPEERERGITINTSHVEYETAKRHYAHVDCPGHADYVKNMITGAAQMDGAILIVSAADGPMPQTREHILLARQVGVPKIVVFLNKEDQVDDPELIELVEMEVREMLSEYDYDGDNTPFVVGSGLKALQEPDGEWGDKIVALMDAVDEWIPTPERDNDKPFIMPVEDVFSITGRGTVATGRVERGVVKVGDSVEIVGLVDKPQTVVVTGVEMFRKQLDLAEAGDNIGALLRGVTRDDIERGQVLAKPGTIHPHTKFEGEVYVLTKEEGGRHTPFFSGYRPQFYLRTTDVTGDIKLADGVEMVMPGDNATFTITLISPIAIEEGLRFAIREGGRTVASGVVSKIIE, encoded by the coding sequence ATGGCTAAAGAAAAATTTATTAAAGACAAACCACACGTAAACGTTGGTACAATCGGTCACGTAGACCACGGTAAAACAACAACAACAGCTGCTATTACTCTTGTATTAAACAAGAGAAATGGTACAGGTACATTTGTTGATTATGCAAATATTGATAAAGCACCTGAAGAAAGAGAAAGAGGTATTACAATCAATACTTCTCACGTTGAATATGAAACAGCAAAAAGACACTATGCTCACGTAGACTGTCCAGGACACGCTGACTATGTAAAGAACATGATTACTGGTGCTGCTCAAATGGACGGTGCTATCTTAATCGTATCAGCAGCTGATGGTCCAATGCCTCAAACAAGAGAACACATCTTATTAGCAAGACAAGTTGGGGTTCCAAAAATTGTAGTATTCTTAAACAAAGAAGATCAAGTTGACGATCCAGAATTAATCGAATTAGTAGAAATGGAAGTTAGAGAAATGTTATCAGAATATGATTACGATGGAGATAACACACCATTTGTAGTAGGTTCAGGATTAAAAGCTTTACAAGAACCAGATGGAGAATGGGGAGATAAAATCGTTGCATTAATGGATGCAGTTGATGAATGGATTCCAACACCAGAAAGAGATAATGATAAACCATTTATTATGCCAGTTGAAGACGTATTTTCAATTACAGGTAGAGGTACAGTAGCTACAGGTAGAGTTGAAAGAGGTGTTGTTAAAGTTGGTGATAGTGTAGAAATCGTTGGTTTAGTAGACAAACCTCAAACAGTTGTTGTTACTGGGGTAGAAATGTTTAGAAAACAATTAGACTTAGCAGAAGCTGGAGATAATATCGGTGCTCTATTAAGAGGGGTTACAAGAGATGATATCGAAAGAGGTCAAGTTTTAGCAAAACCAGGTACAATTCACCCACATACAAAATTTGAAGGCGAAGTATACGTATTAACAAAAGAAGAAGGTGGTAGACATACTCCATTCTTCTCAGGATATAGACCACAATTCTATTTAAGAACAACAGACGTTACAGGTGATATCAAATTAGCTGACGGTGTTGAAATGGTTATGCCTGGAGATAACGCAACATTTACAATCACATTAATTTCTCCAATCGCTATCGAAGAAGGATTAAGATTTGCGATCAGAGAAGGTGGTAGAACAGTTGCTTCAGGTGTTGTATCAAAAATTATTGAATAG
- a CDS encoding thymidine kinase, which produces MAKLYFRYGAMNSGKSTSLMQVAHNYEERGMKVRLLKPSIDSKGDDKLVSRLGVTRKVDYIVKEDDDLFENFSKIENGENISCVLVDEVQFLNSRQIDQLMKVAVIKDIPVICYGLRTDFQTNGFEGSSRLLLIAHSVEELKTICRCGKKAVFNGRKIDGLFVFEGSQIAIDGEHEVEYESMCAKCYFDRLEEEKQRNSDKQQVIDKII; this is translated from the coding sequence ATGGCGAAATTATATTTTAGATATGGTGCAATGAATTCGGGAAAGTCAACTTCACTAATGCAAGTAGCACACAATTATGAAGAAAGAGGAATGAAAGTAAGGTTACTAAAACCTTCAATTGATTCTAAAGGTGATGATAAACTTGTTTCAAGACTTGGAGTTACAAGAAAAGTTGATTACATTGTAAAAGAAGATGATGATTTATTTGAAAATTTTTCTAAAATTGAAAATGGAGAAAATATTTCATGTGTGTTAGTTGATGAAGTACAATTTTTGAATAGTAGACAAATTGATCAATTAATGAAAGTTGCAGTTATAAAGGATATTCCTGTTATATGTTATGGACTTAGAACTGATTTTCAAACTAATGGATTTGAAGGTTCATCAAGATTACTTTTAATAGCTCATTCTGTAGAAGAATTAAAGACTATTTGCAGATGTGGAAAGAAGGCAGTTTTTAATGGAAGAAAGATTGATGGTCTTTTTGTATTTGAGGGTAGTCAAATTGCAATTGATGGGGAACATGAAGTAGAATATGAATCGATGTGTGCTAAATGTTATTTTGATAGATTAGAAGAGGAAAAACAAAGGAATAGTGATAAACAGCAAGTGATTGATAAAATTATTTAA
- the rocF gene encoding arginase has product MKINFIKVPIFYGSDRPGVELGPDTMIQNNIIDIFEKKGNIIKKIFNTNVDKYSEQEKFATSKKLKYYKGILDANKDLANKLYETLKEGILPFVLGGDHSLGIGSIAATSKFHNKDLAVIWIDAHTDINTIETSPSANIHGMPLSISLGEGNTELNNILFNGKKINGNNVYILGARSVDDGEYGILEKHNVNVWYMNDIKEKGIEACIEELLLKLKEKNTKNIHLSYDIDSLDEKLVPGTGTPEKDGMNIEQSEKLIKSIIQTKLVRSIDFVEFNPMKDINDITLKNVIKMLNVFSLELSKL; this is encoded by the coding sequence ATGAAAATCAATTTTATAAAAGTTCCAATTTTCTATGGTTCTGACAGACCTGGAGTTGAACTTGGTCCTGATACAATGATACAAAATAATATAATTGATATTTTTGAAAAAAAAGGTAATATAATTAAAAAAATATTTAACACTAATGTAGATAAATATAGTGAGCAGGAAAAATTTGCTACAAGTAAAAAATTAAAATACTATAAAGGTATACTCGACGCAAATAAAGATCTTGCAAATAAGTTATATGAAACATTGAAAGAAGGTATTTTACCATTTGTTTTAGGAGGAGATCATTCTTTAGGCATAGGATCCATTGCCGCAACATCTAAATTTCATAATAAAGATTTAGCTGTAATTTGGATTGATGCTCATACGGATATAAACACAATAGAAACCTCTCCATCTGCAAATATACATGGAATGCCATTAAGTATTTCTTTAGGTGAAGGAAATACAGAGTTAAATAACATTTTATTTAATGGAAAAAAAATCAATGGCAATAATGTTTATATATTAGGAGCAAGGAGTGTTGATGATGGAGAATATGGAATTTTAGAAAAACACAATGTTAATGTTTGGTATATGAATGATATTAAAGAAAAAGGTATAGAAGCTTGTATCGAAGAATTGTTGCTAAAATTAAAAGAAAAAAATACAAAAAATATACACCTAAGTTATGATATAGATTCTTTGGACGAGAAACTTGTTCCCGGAACCGGTACGCCCGAAAAAGACGGAATGAATATAGAACAATCTGAAAAACTCATAAAATCAATAATACAAACAAAATTGGTGCGTTCTATTGACTTCGTTGAATTTAATCCTATGAAGGATATTAATGATATAACATTAAAAAACGTAATTAAAATGTTGAATGTATTTTCTTTAGAATTATCTAAATTATAA
- a CDS encoding Mur ligase family protein: protein MKKLNDIIEILKKFSLFIGSNIEDRDIEEITYDSRNVKNNTLFFCKGLNFKEEYLLSSKETGAVCYVSEKKYDVDMPYILVNDIRIAMMEISRFFYDYPDRKIKTIGVTGTKGKSTTVMYIKNILDEYLRKNSKKPAGLISSIDVYDGISKIGASLTTPEAIDLYRYIKNAVDSGLEYMIIETSSQALKYYRANNLDYDVTVFLNIGEDHVSPLEHDSFEDYFSSKLKIFTNSKFSIYNKEMDYVDKVEKIIREKNLDSRTFSKKENSDINLLDYEFKNNYLEFKIKYKNKIEKYEIHQFATYNIENAMAAILVSKHFDVDYDSIFNGLKTTEVDGRESIFISNDEKYVLYVSYAHNELSFQKTYDFIKERFKNYSIISIYGISGNVAENRLNGLVKTSTKVSDYIYIVPEDSGYTSYDDISKKIINKISPITSNYMKMDDREEAIRYAFENSGDKTVIFIAGKGNEDFQKINGKKIKIKSDYQVAKEIMKDYNLRD, encoded by the coding sequence ATGAAAAAATTAAATGATATTATCGAAATTTTAAAAAAATTTAGTTTATTTATAGGTTCTAATATAGAAGATAGAGATATAGAAGAAATTACTTATGATTCCAGAAATGTTAAAAACAATACATTATTTTTTTGTAAAGGATTAAATTTTAAGGAAGAATATTTATTGTCATCAAAAGAAACCGGTGCTGTATGTTATGTTTCAGAGAAAAAATATGATGTTGATATGCCTTATATTTTAGTTAATGATATAAGAATAGCAATGATGGAAATTTCTAGATTTTTTTATGATTATCCTGATAGAAAAATAAAAACTATCGGTGTTACCGGTACAAAAGGCAAATCTACTACGGTAATGTATATTAAAAATATTTTAGATGAATATTTACGTAAAAATTCAAAAAAACCTGCCGGATTAATTTCATCAATTGATGTTTATGATGGTATATCAAAAATTGGAGCATCTTTAACTACACCGGAAGCTATTGATTTATATAGATATATTAAAAATGCTGTTGATTCAGGGTTAGAATATATGATAATTGAAACATCATCACAAGCATTAAAATATTATAGGGCGAATAATTTAGATTATGACGTTACAGTTTTTTTAAATATTGGAGAGGATCATGTAAGTCCATTAGAACATGATTCTTTTGAAGATTATTTTAGTTCAAAGTTGAAAATATTTACAAATAGCAAATTTTCCATTTATAATAAAGAAATGGATTATGTAGATAAAGTTGAAAAAATCATAAGAGAAAAAAATCTAGACTCAAGGACATTTTCAAAGAAAGAAAATTCAGATATAAACTTATTAGATTATGAGTTTAAAAATAATTATTTGGAATTTAAAATTAAATACAAAAATAAAATTGAAAAATACGAAATTCACCAATTTGCGACTTATAATATAGAAAATGCAATGGCTGCAATTTTAGTTTCTAAACATTTTGATGTTGATTATGATTCGATCTTTAATGGATTAAAAACAACAGAAGTGGATGGGAGAGAAAGTATATTTATATCAAATGATGAAAAATATGTATTGTATGTTTCCTATGCACATAATGAATTGAGTTTCCAAAAAACTTATGATTTCATTAAAGAAAGATTTAAAAATTATAGTATAATTTCAATTTATGGTATAAGTGGTAATGTTGCTGAAAATAGATTAAACGGATTAGTAAAGACATCAACTAAAGTTTCAGATTATATATATATTGTACCAGAGGATTCTGGATATACTTCTTATGATGATATTTCTAAAAAAATAATTAATAAGATAAGTCCGATTACAAGTAATTATATGAAAATGGATGATAGGGAAGAAGCTATTAGATATGCTTTTGAAAATTCCGGTGATAAAACAGTTATATTTATTGCAGGCAAAGGAAATGAAGATTTTCAAAAAATTAATGGAAAAAAAATAAAAATAAAAAGCGATTATCAAGTAGCAAAGGAAATAATGAAAGATTATAATTTAAGAGATTAA
- a CDS encoding glycerophosphodiester phosphodiesterase family protein — MKKNFINNIKKIKSNKELIWAFLKYQIITKIFLILVIFPVLKYLLRLVLLSMGRRSLTSGDFVSGLLSFRGTGILICTLLIIFFLTIFDINTFIVSSALYKENKFNPGLRNMILLGIKSFKNLLNISGVFIAIYVALAFSLLGFRIIYTPIKNFQIPNFIKEFLFSNDIYFLAYYIIGFIIIITLIIYIFTFHFLTIEDMSLVDAMKSSRKLILENKKDFIIRFIILKMLMWFIVYVGFNFLILTIINYINSLNISMFISRVFTIFLSFSLYQFLTLVILMIAPYFISELTNLYYDYRKNNLDNEKFIKYYSIEKQNVKSKIDFKKYGIIFGVGLFVFNVLFSIINSYFFDNLYRESSVINIVAHRAGGFLEVENSIEGLKKAIEFKAAYSEIDVQRTKDGHYIINHDNTLNRLTGVDLKSSQLNLKEIKKLNLKTSSNSFKKGQKIATIEEMLDVSKGKIKLLIELKGATADKKMVDDLVKIVKERDMINETVLISLDYNLIKYIEEKYPEIYSGYLYYFSFGDLSDLKCDYFLMEENQVTESSLEKIKLMGKKAMVWTVNSYYNMKKFTNMSLDGIITDRVEELKNLKEILSKRSDFEIILDNFLFN, encoded by the coding sequence ATGAAAAAAAATTTTATTAATAACATAAAAAAAATTAAATCAAATAAAGAATTAATATGGGCATTTTTAAAATATCAAATTATAACTAAAATTTTTTTGATATTGGTAATTTTTCCAGTCTTAAAATATCTTTTAAGATTAGTATTATTGTCAATGGGCAGAAGGTCATTAACAAGTGGAGATTTTGTTAGTGGTTTATTAAGTTTTAGAGGTACCGGTATTCTTATATGTACCTTACTTATTATTTTCTTTTTAACAATTTTTGATATAAATACTTTTATAGTATCAAGTGCATTGTATAAAGAAAATAAATTTAATCCGGGCTTAAGAAATATGATTTTACTTGGAATTAAATCATTTAAAAATTTATTGAATATTTCAGGAGTTTTTATAGCTATTTATGTAGCTTTAGCTTTTTCCTTATTAGGATTTAGGATAATATACACTCCTATTAAAAATTTTCAAATACCAAATTTTATTAAAGAATTTTTATTCTCCAATGATATATATTTTTTAGCATATTATATAATTGGTTTTATTATAATAATTACTCTAATAATTTATATATTTACTTTTCATTTTTTAACTATAGAGGATATGTCTTTAGTTGATGCCATGAAGAGCTCTCGAAAATTAATATTAGAAAATAAAAAAGATTTTATTATAAGGTTTATCATACTTAAGATGTTAATGTGGTTTATAGTATATGTAGGATTTAACTTTTTAATTTTAACAATTATTAATTATATTAATAGCTTAAATATTTCTATGTTTATATCAAGGGTATTTACCATATTTTTATCTTTTAGTTTATATCAATTTTTGACGTTAGTTATACTTATGATAGCACCATATTTTATAAGTGAATTAACAAATCTTTATTATGATTATAGAAAAAATAATCTTGATAATGAAAAATTTATAAAATATTACTCTATAGAAAAACAAAATGTAAAAAGCAAGATAGATTTTAAGAAATATGGAATTATTTTTGGTGTAGGGTTATTTGTATTTAATGTTTTATTTTCTATAATAAATTCTTATTTTTTTGATAATTTATATAGAGAATCTAGTGTGATAAATATTGTTGCACATAGAGCGGGTGGATTTTTAGAAGTTGAAAATAGTATAGAAGGGCTGAAAAAGGCAATAGAATTTAAGGCAGCTTATAGTGAAATAGATGTTCAAAGAACCAAAGATGGACATTATATTATTAATCATGATAATACATTAAATAGATTAACAGGGGTAGATTTAAAATCAAGCCAATTAAATTTAAAAGAAATCAAAAAATTAAATTTAAAAACAAGTTCGAATTCTTTTAAGAAGGGGCAAAAGATTGCTACAATAGAAGAAATGTTGGATGTATCAAAGGGAAAAATTAAATTATTAATTGAGTTGAAGGGTGCTACTGCTGATAAAAAGATGGTTGATGATTTAGTAAAAATTGTTAAAGAAAGAGATATGATAAATGAAACTGTATTAATATCTTTAGACTATAATTTAATTAAATATATTGAAGAAAAATATCCTGAAATTTATAGCGGATATTTGTACTATTTTTCATTTGGTGATTTAAGTGATTTAAAATGTGATTATTTCTTAATGGAAGAAAATCAGGTGACAGAATCATCTTTAGAAAAAATAAAATTGATGGGTAAAAAGGCTATGGTTTGGACTGTCAATAGTTATTATAATATGAAAAAGTTTACTAATATGAGTTTAGACGGTATTATAACAGATAGGGTCGAAGAATTAAAAAATCTTAAGGAAATCTTAAGTAAGAGAAGTGATTTTGAAATTATTTTAGATAATTTCTTATTTAATTAA
- a CDS encoding DeoR/GlpR family DNA-binding transcription regulator, protein MKHSKDIINKRRKNLLLLINELKKSTNINLAEKLNVSLPTIRRDIEYLHNKNLIYKYHGYVSAISSNEIRKSITENKKNQIAKIAATLINDDDIIFINSAYTSIQSIKYIEPSKFVSVITNNGNVLTMHTLPKIKIILTGGEIKKPKSALTGEFALNNIINTQANKAILGASGFHITEGITTANIDEVAINKAMIERANKVILCVDSSKLNHKSAFVSGDVRDVDILITNSDADPEIIESLKLFGIECILVDENGIVK, encoded by the coding sequence ATGAAACATAGCAAAGATATAATTAATAAAAGAAGAAAAAATTTATTACTATTAATAAATGAATTAAAAAAATCAACAAATATTAATCTAGCAGAAAAATTAAACGTTTCCCTTCCAACTATTAGAAGGGATATTGAGTATCTACATAATAAAAATTTAATATATAAATACCATGGATATGTTTCAGCTATAAGTTCAAATGAAATACGAAAATCTATAACGGAAAACAAAAAAAATCAAATTGCTAAAATAGCTGCGACACTAATAAATGATGACGATATAATTTTTATAAATTCGGCATATACAAGTATACAAAGTATAAAATATATAGAACCTTCAAAGTTTGTATCAGTAATTACTAATAATGGAAATGTTTTAACCATGCATACATTACCTAAAATAAAAATAATTTTAACCGGCGGAGAAATAAAAAAACCAAAATCTGCTTTAACGGGAGAATTCGCACTAAATAATATAATAAATACTCAGGCAAATAAAGCAATTTTAGGAGCAAGTGGATTTCACATTACTGAAGGCATTACAACAGCTAATATTGATGAAGTAGCAATCAACAAAGCAATGATTGAAAGAGCTAACAAAGTTATATTATGTGTTGACAGCTCTAAATTGAATCATAAAAGTGCATTTGTATCAGGAGATGTAAGAGATGTAGATATTTTAATTACTAATTCTGATGCAGATCCAGAAATAATTGAATCTCTTAAACTTTTTGGAATTGAATGTATTTTAGTAGATGAAAATGGGATTGTAAAATAA
- the ulaG gene encoding L-ascorbate 6-phosphate lactonase, translating to MSKIDEITRESWILKTFPEWGTWLNEEIENEIVAENKVAMWWLGNMGLWVKSHGGANLCVDLWVQTGKKTQKNKLMKEKHQHQRAVGCVALQPNLRTTPCVIDPFAIKELDAIISTHSHSDHIDIDVAAAIMQNTKDTKFIGPKSCTDIWRKWGVPEERLVTVKPGDEFEIKDTKLKVFDSFDRTMLLTVDEDVVLKDNMPPEMSELAVNYLIETSGGNIYHAGDSHHSNYFVKHGNENKIDVAIVGYGENPRGMTDKLTSSDVLRVAEELKTQVVIPVHHDIWSNFLGDPKEIMMLWNYKKYRLNYKFKPYIWQPGGKFIFPDNKDDLEYMYRRGFEDAFTIEPDLPYKAFL from the coding sequence ATGTCAAAAATTGATGAAATTACAAGGGAGTCATGGATACTAAAAACATTTCCTGAATGGGGTACATGGCTAAATGAAGAAATAGAAAACGAAATTGTTGCTGAAAATAAAGTTGCTATGTGGTGGCTTGGAAATATGGGATTATGGGTTAAATCTCATGGGGGAGCAAATTTGTGTGTGGACTTATGGGTTCAAACAGGAAAAAAGACTCAAAAAAATAAACTTATGAAAGAAAAACATCAACATCAAAGAGCAGTTGGATGTGTAGCACTTCAACCAAATTTAAGAACAACACCATGTGTTATTGATCCATTTGCAATTAAGGAATTAGATGCTATAATATCTACACATTCGCATAGTGATCATATTGATATAGATGTTGCAGCTGCAATAATGCAAAATACTAAAGATACGAAATTTATCGGACCTAAAAGCTGTACTGATATTTGGAGAAAGTGGGGTGTTCCTGAAGAAAGACTTGTTACAGTGAAACCTGGTGATGAATTTGAAATAAAAGATACGAAACTTAAAGTATTTGATTCATTTGATAGAACTATGCTTTTAACTGTAGATGAAGATGTTGTATTAAAAGATAATATGCCACCTGAAATGTCAGAATTAGCAGTTAATTATTTAATAGAAACAAGTGGCGGAAATATTTATCACGCAGGCGATTCACATCATTCAAACTATTTTGTAAAACATGGTAATGAAAATAAAATTGATGTTGCAATAGTTGGATATGGCGAAAATCCTAGAGGAATGACTGATAAATTAACATCATCTGATGTATTAAGGGTAGCGGAAGAATTAAAGACACAAGTTGTTATACCTGTTCATCATGATATTTGGTCAAATTTTTTAGGTGATCCAAAAGAAATAATGATGTTGTGGAACTATAAGAAATATAGATTAAATTATAAATTTAAGCCATATATTTGGCAACCTGGTGGAAAATTCATTTTCCCTGATAATAAAGACGATTTAGAGTATATGTATCGTAGAGGATTCGAAGATGCATTTACAATTGAACCTGATTTGCCATATAAAGCATTTTTATAA
- a CDS encoding PTS ascorbate transporter subunit IIC: MEYLEMVWKFIVFNILTKPAYLIGFMVFLGYILLKKPWYESLSGFIKATVGYFILAVGSGGLVRTFRPILVGLKEKFNLSAMVIDPYFGQNAVQSAMTKLGRSFSQVMILLLIAFIFNLILVRLQKFTKLRAVFTTGHVQMQQAATAFWLILYAFPGLGDTPMLIIMAILLGTYWAVGSNLTIKPTQEVTDGAGFALAHQQMFGVYLMSKLSEYIGKKSKNSKKLEDIELPGWLSIFNDNMVSTSLLMTVFFGTILLILGQDYLIAAKFLKQGDSFAFYILTTALQFAVYLAILQLGVRTFVTELTVSFQGISNKLLPGAVPGIDCAAVYGFGSPNAITIGFLFGALGQFLAIITLILLKSPTIVIAGFVPVFFDNATIGVFANNKGGLKAAIITPFISGLIQVFGSAFIASLVGLSLHGGYLGMFDWATVWPAFTIIMKYLGYVGVGIITIVLLIIPQLQYKKDKENYFLITSDYEQYKKNKNK; encoded by the coding sequence ATGGAATATTTGGAAATGGTATGGAAATTTATAGTATTTAATATACTAACTAAACCTGCATATTTAATAGGTTTTATGGTTTTTTTGGGATATATTTTGCTAAAGAAACCTTGGTATGAAAGTTTAAGTGGGTTTATAAAAGCTACAGTAGGGTATTTTATATTAGCAGTAGGTTCTGGTGGACTTGTAAGGACTTTCAGACCAATTTTAGTTGGATTAAAGGAAAAATTTAATTTATCAGCTATGGTTATTGACCCATATTTTGGACAAAATGCTGTGCAATCAGCTATGACAAAATTAGGAAGGTCTTTTTCTCAAGTTATGATACTTCTTCTAATTGCTTTTATATTTAATTTGATTTTAGTAAGATTACAAAAATTCACAAAATTAAGAGCAGTATTTACAACAGGGCACGTTCAAATGCAACAAGCGGCAACAGCTTTTTGGTTAATATTATATGCATTTCCGGGACTTGGAGATACACCAATGTTAATTATAATGGCTATTTTACTTGGAACATATTGGGCTGTAGGATCAAACCTTACAATTAAACCTACACAAGAAGTTACTGATGGTGCAGGATTTGCACTAGCTCATCAACAAATGTTTGGAGTATATTTGATGAGTAAGCTATCAGAATATATCGGGAAAAAATCAAAAAATTCTAAAAAATTAGAGGATATAGAATTACCAGGTTGGTTATCAATTTTTAATGATAATATGGTTTCAACGTCATTATTAATGACAGTATTTTTCGGAACTATATTATTAATTTTAGGACAAGACTATTTAATAGCTGCAAAATTCTTAAAACAAGGAGATTCATTTGCTTTTTATATACTAACGACTGCATTACAATTTGCAGTATATTTAGCAATATTGCAATTAGGTGTTAGAACATTTGTTACAGAACTTACGGTTTCATTCCAAGGTATCTCAAATAAATTGTTACCGGGTGCTGTACCGGGAATTGACTGTGCAGCAGTTTATGGTTTTGGATCTCCAAATGCAATAACAATAGGATTTTTATTTGGTGCATTAGGACAATTCTTAGCGATAATAACTTTAATTTTATTAAAGAGTCCTACAATTGTAATAGCAGGATTTGTACCTGTATTCTTTGATAATGCAACTATTGGGGTTTTTGCGAATAACAAAGGTGGATTAAAGGCTGCTATTATAACACCATTTATAAGTGGTTTAATTCAAGTATTTGGTTCAGCATTTATAGCATCATTAGTTGGGTTATCATTACATGGTGGATATTTAGGAATGTTTGACTGGGCAACAGTATGGCCTGCATTTACAATTATAATGAAATATTTAGGATATGTGGGAGTTGGAATAATTACTATAGTTTTATTGATTATACCTCAGTTACAGTATAAAAAAGATAAAGAAAATTATTTCTTGATAACTTCTGATTATGAACAATACAAAAAAAATAAAAATAAATAG
- a CDS encoding PTS sugar transporter subunit IIB — protein sequence MKVLVCCANGAGTSLLMEMKVKQAFAELNIKADVSHTSLSEGKNSSRNYDVVVCSLAFEKNFDESKNLGVKVIGIKNILSLDEIKTKLVEAGIAN from the coding sequence ATGAAAGTTTTAGTTTGTTGTGCTAATGGAGCAGGGACAAGTTTATTAATGGAAATGAAAGTTAAACAAGCATTTGCTGAATTAAATATAAAAGCTGATGTTTCTCATACATCATTATCAGAAGGTAAAAATTCATCAAGAAATTATGATGTAGTTGTATGTAGTTTAGCATTTGAAAAAAACTTTGATGAATCTAAAAATTTAGGAGTTAAAGTTATAGGGATTAAAAATATTTTATCATTAGATGAAATTAAAACTAAGTTAGTTGAAGCAGGTATTGCAAATTAA
- a CDS encoding PTS sugar transporter subunit IIA — translation MYDLRNLTIDDIELNIDSKDWIDSIRKASVKLIDRKIIEEKYVDAMIDSVLKFGPYIVIAKNVALAHARPEDGTIETKLYFTTLKNDIEFGEFDNDPVKLLIVLSAKDSDSHLELLCQLGTILENREIVEKLLDAKTKEEFLNVILEALDEIQ, via the coding sequence ATGTACGATTTAAGAAATTTAACAATTGATGATATAGAGCTTAATATTGACTCAAAGGATTGGATAGATTCAATAAGAAAAGCATCAGTTAAATTAATAGATAGAAAGATTATTGAAGAAAAGTATGTAGATGCGATGATAGATAGTGTACTAAAATTTGGACCTTATATAGTTATAGCTAAGAATGTTGCTTTAGCTCATGCAAGACCCGAAGATGGTACTATTGAGACAAAATTGTATTTTACAACATTAAAAAATGATATTGAATTTGGTGAATTTGATAATGACCCGGTAAAACTATTGATAGTTTTATCTGCTAAAGATAGTGACAGTCATTTGGAGTTATTGTGTCAGTTAGGCACTATATTAGAAAATAGAGAAATAGTTGAAAAGCTTTTAGATGCTAAAACAAAAGAAGAGTTTCTAAATGTTATTTTGGAGGCTTTAGATGAAATTCAATAA